The genomic window attaacacattaaaaataataaacaaataacccAGCAACTGGCAACTGAATATTTCCTAATATTCTCTCTACTTCAGGTCCCATAAGTAGCATTTTGGTGAATAAATATGGCAGCCGGCCAGTAGTGATGCTCGGAGGTGTTTTATGTTGTCTGGGAATGGTCTCGGCCTCTTTTAGCACCACTGTACTTCAACTTTACCTCACTGTGGGATTTATTGGAGGTAAGTCAAGTTTTGTTTCATCTTAATGCATCTGTTGTTCTCAAAGCTCTTTTAAGAAGCATGAACAAGAGGAAgttcttaattattttctttaaatttactttttgtaTCAGGTGCTGTCTTTAGACTATTTTCATCTAATGCATTGAAATACTAGCTATAGTATGGCCAAACTCATTTCAAGTAATGAAAAAAGTTATCAGACAAGTTATATGCTGTCATGTCATGTAAATGTCATAAAGAAGAcaactttggttctttttttcaCTGTTTCACTCTTTGCTCTTCAGCCAGCTGTGATGGTATTGTGCACCCAGATTTTCTGGAAAGGTACCTAAAtaggttcttttaaaaaatgtatatatatgtttttcattACTTATTCCCATGTAGAAATCTGACTTTGCACgcataaaatgttaaaaactggTGCCAAATGATGACGATATTTTCTGGATGCACTGATTTAActttaacaaaaaaattattctgatttGTGGTAGAGCTCTGTGTGTCCCTTCTTTACTCAAATGATCTACTTGTTTCAATGTCCTGAGAGGCACATTTGCCAATGATACAAATACTTTAAATTACATACTATCACTAAATTATAGTTTGTTTCTCACTTACAATGTCTATTGACTCCAACCTGAATATATAAGTTTGGAAGGCACTATTTTATTAGTCTCAACAAATAATTCCATTAAAAAATCTGTATTCAAAGTTTTAAGAACTATTAGAGTTCAGTGTGTAAAAGGACTTTCCCTGatgctcacagataaaaggaaactaaatttatcttttttatagGGATTTTAGATTAGTCTTACCTTGCCCTCGTGTATcagttaatgaaaaaaattaagttacatATATTAAAACCTATAATAGTAGTGatgttaaaatatttctctttacaACCTATCGTCAACTCTCCCCCTTTTTAAATACTGCATTTGACCGTAATAGTGAGGTTGGGCCTTCAAGTAGATTCATTAGGATGCAGCAAATTTGGGTATTCTTATGCCACCAATATAATAACACTATTTGTTAttctaatataattttattcctttgtgtCTTGAGGGCTGTGAAATGTCTACAGTCAACTATTAAAGGCTAATATACCTATGAGTATATTACCTTAAGTCAAAATCAGCCAGTACTCTTGACTTTGGTTTCTGAAGTCAAGACACCTGACTCAGTAAATACTAGTTGTGTTGTCATGGCTAAGTTTACCTCCTTATGCCTCAGTAACTTTGTCTTTAAAATTGGGGAAGCCCATAGCTTATTCCTTAGGGAATTGTTGAAATGATTcatgtaaaaaatgaatatatagtaGTTGATGGGGTGCCCAGCATACTGttacttataaataaatattagcagATAGTAATCACAATGTTATTTATATAACATCTCACAGTTCTAGAACTTACTTGATTTTGGCAAAAATCTTTTTCTCTTGGGGTAACTGGTGCTCAAGAAGTCTGTTTTGCCAAGTCCTATACAATTGAAGCAAAGTCAGATCTTTTGATCTCAAATCCCTTGTTCATTTTACCATACCAGAGTAGAAAATAGTAGACATCTCTTCAAGAGAACTTGGATTAGCATCTAAAGGCAAATGTTCCAGGTGCCAGAAAGCAGGTCCTGGGCAGAGGATGGTGTAAGGCAAAGAAAATTGAACTTGGAAACACAATACctgggttttggttttggttcTTCCATCTAAGAGGCTCTGAACCATAGACtggtcatttttattatttataaattggcTCTAATTGCATTTATTCTGCATATCTCATAGATATGCCCTAGGTAGAATCAGAACATGCTATTACTCTCCAAAGCATGTTCTTAGGTCCTTCATGTCAACTTTCAGGGACCCTTCTACtcatagaaaatatttgtataaaaaGGTTGACCTAGACCTGCATGTCCCAGAACCTGAATGCTTCACCACTTTTCAATTTTGTCTCAATTTACATAAATTAGTAAATACGAAGTAATTCTTGAGTGGCCCCTAAAATAATATAGAATAATGCTTCTTAAACtaaggagaaaagagaggtgcttatgaaaataattttatgtactttttaaagGAACTTATTTATCACCGTTGCTAAATAGTACCTTGGTGAACTGCAAGAGGTAATTCATTTCTCACAGGCAATATTCAGTACTGCTATGAAGTTTCCCAGACAGTAGGAACTTTTGACTTGTATGAACAATCAGCTTTATTCTCTGAAATAAGTATATGCTTCAAGCAGAAAAAGTCTCCTTAGTTAACATACATGTGCATCTATATACATGAAATATGTAATGTGAGAATATCAAGCATGAAATTTAATGGTATGAACTTTATTATTTGCTAAGTGCATGGTGTTGATTCATTCAACACCAGAATTGACTGGTGAGATGTAaaattgttataaatgatgaccTTTTTAATCTGGCCCATTCCTTCAagtttcaaagtaaaataaagtattaTGCTAGAGTAATTAACTCTCTATTCTATACGTATGTGTGTAAATatgtaagagagagaaatttatctGTGGAGTTAAatgattttaattaaaaactAATAATTTTGTCCTAGTTTCAGGGTTATTCAAACATTAGAACTTATTGGTTTTATTTCCCTGCTTTAAATGAAAGTAATATTAAACTTGTCATAGCAGATGTCCAGTTATAACAATCTTTTTGGGgggtacaattccatttatatttataactaTCACAAATTAGTCCCTGCTGTTGCATTTTTCAGCTCAGCCTTATCCACCTGAATGTACTTTTTGAAGAgtaatttcttttgtgagaggAATAAtgtattgtgttttgttttgtttgcttttgtcttGTTCTTTTTAGGTTTAGGTTTAGCCTTCAACCTGCAACCGGCCTTAACAATACTTGGAAAATATTTCTATAAGAAACGACCCATGGCTAGTGGATTGGCCATGGCGGGAAGTCCTGTGTTCTTAAGTACATTAGCTCCTTTCAATCAGTTCCTTTTTAATACATATGGCTGGAAAGGAAGCTTCTTGATTTTGGGTGGTTTATTGTTGAATTCCTGTGTGGCTGGGTCCCTCATGAGACCCGTTGGACCTCAAACTCCTTCCAAGTCTAAAAATAAGATTGGTGTAAGATCAGAAGAGTTAGCTAGGAAGAAAAGCCATAAGACAATATCAACATGGAACAAAATTAATAAGTATTTGGACTTCACCCTTTTTAAGCATAGGGGATTTCTAATATATCTATCTGGAAATATGATTTTGTTTCTAGGTTTTTTTGCCCCTATTATATTCTTGGCTCCATATGCTAAGCATAAGGGAATTGATGAGTATTCTGCAGCTCTCTTGCTGTCTGTTATGGCTTTTGTTGATATGTTTGCTAGGCCCTCTGTGGGATTTATTGCAAACTCCAAACTTGTCCGTCCCCGAATCCAGTACTTCTTCAGTTCTGCAATTATGTTCAATGGAGTCTGTCATCTCCTGTGCCCATTGGCAGAAAACTATACAAGCCTGGTATTTTATGCTGTATTCTTTGGCCTTGGATTTGGGAGTGTTAGCAGTATCCTCTTTGAAACCCTCATGGACCTTGTTGGTGCTCAGAGGTTTTCCAGTGCTGTGGGACTCGCCACAATTATGGAATGTGCCCCAGTTCTTCTTGGCCCTCCCCTTGCTGGTAAGAATACTTCTGATCATGGAAAGCAAAAAGCATAAAACTCATATTCATTAGCTGAGACTTTCTTTGCAATAGATAATATGGTTTATTATAATAAATACTAATAATTTGAAAGACTGCAAGGGTGTTAATTTTGGTTTTATTACATatattaaatttcataattagtcaATTTTAGACCTAAATTTTTTTCAGAGCCTGGAACTATAAACCTAACAATTTAATTTAGACTGATAATGAGTAgaatatttttcaggattttcaccTGTTTCATGCTGTTAAGAAATGACTCATCAGAATAAATATCAGTTTTCCTTTGTTATTGGTGAAAAGATTTCTCACCTGTTTATATTAAACTtagtcaaaaattaaaataatgctttTCAAAGGATCAACATCTTTATTAGATTACATTGATTTCATTATATTATTGTAGAACTTATCACATGCCTAAATAATACTTCTATAATATTATTGATAGGAATGTGCGAATATATATGTTCACACTTATGGAATGTGCAGGGATAAAGAAAAACCcattcaagatttttaaaatcagacatttatattatatatatgtaagttGTAAAgattatatttagattttaatatctgaaatattttcaaaagatgCCTATAAAAGTATTTGGCTAAATTATCCCATAAGGAGACTGTGTATATATAAAACTCCACCAAAAAAGGCCCTCACAAATTGATGGGGCCATGAACCAAATGTGTTTTGTATTTTGAAGTTTAACAGCCATTATATCACTAAAAATGTTTGACTAAAGTTAGGATGGAAAATTAAATTATTCAATTTCTATTACATTTATGTATGTGTGGAATGCTTGCTCAAATAAGCTAATTCTGCCATTTACCTAAGTAAAACAGTTCAAATAGTTTGGCAAGGAGCTGAATTTAATACTGAGCTACTTTGCTAGGGATTCTGAATAAACAGTCTTGCtcgaaaagtccaaatcaaaatcATCTGGAATGCATATGATAAAAATATAGATTTGATTTGTGTGCACTAAAATGTTTTTGATAAGAATTATTGTCCAGAATTAGATGTCTGTGGCAAGAGgcttaaataaatataaactggaaagtttaaaaaaagaaaaaaagtcagacTCTATGGCACCAGGCTAGGTTTAAATGGTCTCAATAATCATATGGAACAAATAGTTTCTTCCTGATTAGTTTGGCCTTAactcaaataaagtaaaaaattgtgATTGGCCCAAAAAGTGGCATGGCACTTAACCAAGAAGCTGGACAAAGCCATTTTGCAGAGTAGttaagaagggaagcagatttggcccaatggattgggcgtctgcctaccacatgggaggtccaaggttcaaacccagggcctccagacccgtgtgatgagctggcccatgctcagcgctgatgcacacaaggagtgccctgccacgtaggggtgtcccccacgaagaggagccccatgcacaaggagtgcaccctgtaaggagagccgcccagagcgaaaaaagtccagcctgcccaggaatggcgccgtataTACGGACtactgatgtagcaagatgacccaacaaaatgagacacagattcctgacactgacaagaatacaagtggacacagaagaacacacagtgaatgggcgtAGAAAGCAGacagcttgggggggggggggaggagtaggaaagagaaataaattaaaaaaaaaaaaaaagaatatgtgattCAGATAAACCTGGCTTGGAATCCAGATTATATCACTCACTGGCTATGTAACCATGGTAAAATTACTTCATAATACTCTtgcaagaattaaatgagatattacACAAAATTGCTTAGCCTAGTGTGGGGCACAGAGAAAGCATTTTATATATACTAGCCACCATCAGGAACCTTTTAAGAGCCTTTGGGACTTTCCTAAAGAATGTAGTTTTCCCCTCTTTAacgaagagagaaggaagaatgaaaaggTTGAAACAATCTGTGCATATgctgcaaatatatatatttatctgcatatgtctatatatagatataaatgtaTACTTCAgacatgtatatatttatggatacatatacaaatatttacataCCTAATTTATCTTGTTTACacatttttattgggggaaataacttctaaaaaattaaatctaCTGGTAATATAATGGTTTAAGTTCCTATCCAGGCCTTTACAATGCGTATGTAGAGATCATAATgtagaatatttttcctttgttaaagTCTCATTCACAGTTAATTTAAATATGAAGTAGTTATACATTGTATCTGGGAaagaatttatttgaaaattttataattttatgctgTTTTATTATGCCTCTCAAAGATGTTCTTTGTCTCTTAGGTAAATTGGTGGATGCAACTGGACAATATAAATACATGTACATAGCCTGTGGAATCATTGTGGTCATATCAAGCATATGGTTGCTCATTGGCAATGCTATAAACTACAGATtgcttgaaaaggaaaagaagctgcaagcaaagaagaaaatacataacCCTCACTCCAAAGAATCTCAGCCCTTGCACaaatctaaaactttaaatgttaAAGTCAAAATTCCAGGAGCAGAGGGTACTCCCTCAGAAAGGGAAACTAATATTTAACAAGAATCTCATCTTTCATTTCAGTGTTTATGACTTTTCTTAGAAGtactttttttcaaaatattagaaAGGTTTTTATTTGACAGGAGGAGTCACAATTAAGGGTAGAGATGAGATTTTCCTCtatgataaattttaaattagttaattatttaaaatgtatttatttaggcAGTTAAATTTCGATATTATACAGATAAAGCATCCTTGCACTGAGTTTACTTCCGTATATATGTTTTGGGGTATGGTAGCTAAAAtactaattaatttttttaaaagtcttccaGTGGCTGGTAATCTTGATCATCATATGTAGAGACCTGAATCTCAAACCCCCAGTTTAAGTGTTTAAAAGAAGTATGTTTAATCCCATAAAATGATCTCCATATTTCATTTATAATcaatattaaattataaaaatgaatcctccccacacacatacacactcacatcCTACATATACACATGCGCTATCTGAAGAACAGAAGTCAAACATGTTCAAAAAGAATATTATTACAGTAATTTTTTAcgtaaaaaaaaatccttgggaACAAAAGAAGTATATTTTACTTGCATATGACTTTATAAtgtggatttttaaagaaaagaacataGATTGAAAATAAGGGTGCCCTTAATTCAAAAATGCAACTAACTATATAAATAAAAAGTGTTTGTGTATATAAAACAAGTTTtataaagaaaaggggaaaaactCCATTTTAAGCCATTCTTTCTGAGTGCTATTAAACATGATTAATCTATGCACATGATTTTCTTTAAAGGGCCTGTTAGTACCTGGAGCTAGAGAACAGAACCCtcaattttcagaatttttatatAATAAGTAAATCAAATTAAAAGTCTAAATGACTCCTAGCAATGAGTTATAGCCATcgattttaaaacaatttttggttTGTAATCCTGAAATTAGTTAACTGGGgatttcttttaactgggccTCAGTCCAGACTCATTGTCATACTTAAACATAGTAGGGTAAACTGAAATTCTGTTGGCAGGCATACAAATAGGCCTAATTCTAATTTTTCCTAAAACATAGATGTAATCAGAGGGTTACTGTTATGAGTAATCAAAGTAAAGCTAGGAGTGGGATGTGGTATTAACATTAACGATCCCTATAAACTCTCTCAGCTCCCTCCCCTCCGCAAAATGcaaaagtcaaaaacaaaaaccacaagcGGGTCTTTTACTCAGTCACTGAAAATGCCTCTTATTATGGGAATCGCAGCACTTGAAAATCCTGCCCTCTACTGATTAGGCTTTCTGCTGCCTGTGAACATAACTGGACCTGGGGACTGTTAAAGCACTTTCAGACTGTGTGATTTGGAAATGTGTGTATAGCTTATAAGATGGTAGCAAGAAGCTTCTTGCAATATTGCTGTCCAGCTTAAACTAGCAGTTTCTCATTTTCATAACTGCAAAAATGTCTGGGAATCTGAGTCACTCGAATACAGACACTTACGATAGTGCTGTGCTTTTAAGCTATAAATACTACTTTAAGAAAGTACTTGTAAACATGAAGAACTTGTGCTTTTTggcaaaaatgataaatatttatatcaAAAATCTAAAGTTTAAATTAGGATTATGATTAATAAAAAGCATTTAGGGTTAATTATTTATGGGGAAAATCTATGATACGATGGAAGGGGttgttgggcagtggatggggatgATGGTGCAGTGATACGATTGGGTTGGCGGGTGCAAgaatgtgagggggagtagggCTTGGCTTAAAATGATATAACTTAAGATGTCAAGGGaatttgcttttgattttttattggagTAGAGGCAGGTACTGTCCTTATTTCCTATAAGGAGGTACCTGGATACCAAGGTTTTTTAATAGTTAGCATTGAGGATTTGATTCATAAAACATTTATGCACTGTTGAAGCAAGTGGTTAATATTTAGAAAGCTATGTAAAattccttattttgtttttagcattCACTTTTTGCATATAAGAagcatttgtatttttcaaatattaagtAAAACAAGATGTGCCAATATCATAGGTTAATAAATCAGGGAAAACATGGCAGATATAtggcttttaaattttgtttcttctgATCTTGATtcttaaattaattattttcgtATTGTTAGTGCTTTTATATCCAACGCTGGCTTGTTATAAGATGTGCAACATCATAAATCATGTAGGACTTACCTAACtttaaactttttcaaaaaatacCTTGAATTCCCGGAAGATGCACGTGTAATTAATACAGATATCAGAACTCCAGAGGGAAATAAAGTTTTTGTTCTGAACTGTAGTCCTTTTTATCACCAACTGGTGGAGACCTGCTGATGGGGACATTGCAGAGGCCTGGACATTCTTCCTGTTTCCTCTCCTTGATGGGAGGTGTATTTTCTTACTAATGAGTTTCTTGTTAAGTCCGAACGAATTcagtttattttgttgttgttcttgtgttttCATTAACCCTTAATTTCTAACACTGATTATATTGAATTgttataaaaagaaagggaagtgaaATTGCTCGTTGAAGTATATAAGATATGTACAGTGACACCTACCTGGCAGCAGCACTGTCCAAAGTTGCAAACATGCACATGTATTAAGTCccaaatataaatgtttaaaacaCACTTGAAATAGTGACATAAACTCACATACAGGATCTGGGATTGTTCCAGGGTAAAATTAATTATTCCACTTGTTTAgcctctttttctgtctttcttcctgcctccttccctcctccccttgaCCTAGCTAAAATATTTGTTGCTTTAACAGAATCTTTCAAAGATTGAGAAAAGAATATCAGACTAGAATATTTATTACAATATAGTCACATAAATAGAGGAGGGAATATAATTGACTTCTATGTCTGCAACAATTAGTGCTGAGCATATTTCTTCCCTGGGAAATTAGAGGTTTTAGATATTCAATATAGCATGAAGCCATGTCAGTATACACCATTAAAATCTCCACTAAACCCCATTCCCCCTTTACAAAATTGTACAGAACAGGAGTTATTAACCAGAGTATCAAAATAATTTATGATTCCTGgctatt from Dasypus novemcinctus isolate mDasNov1 chromosome 12, mDasNov1.1.hap2, whole genome shotgun sequence includes these protein-coding regions:
- the SLC16A7 gene encoding monocarboxylate transporter 2 isoform X2, whose product is MLGGVLCCLGMVSASFSTTVLQLYLTVGFIGGLGLAFNLQPALTILGKYFYKKRPMASGLAMAGSPVFLSTLAPFNQFLFNTYGWKGSFLILGGLLLNSCVAGSLMRPVGPQTPSKSKNKIGVRSEELARKKSHKTISTWNKINKYLDFTLFKHRGFLIYLSGNMILFLGFFAPIIFLAPYAKHKGIDEYSAALLLSVMAFVDMFARPSVGFIANSKLVRPRIQYFFSSAIMFNGVCHLLCPLAENYTSLVFYAVFFGLGFGSVSSILFETLMDLVGAQRFSSAVGLATIMECAPVLLGPPLAGKLVDATGQYKYMYIACGIIVVISSIWLLIGNAINYRLLEKEKKLQAKKKIHNPHSKESQPLHKSKTLNVKVKIPGAEGTPSERETNI
- the SLC16A7 gene encoding monocarboxylate transporter 2 isoform X1 translates to MPPSAGPQPEVLPPDGGWGWVVVGAAFISIGFSYAFPKAITVFFKEIQEIFNTTHSEIAWISSIMLAVMYAGGPISSILVNKYGSRPVVMLGGVLCCLGMVSASFSTTVLQLYLTVGFIGGLGLAFNLQPALTILGKYFYKKRPMASGLAMAGSPVFLSTLAPFNQFLFNTYGWKGSFLILGGLLLNSCVAGSLMRPVGPQTPSKSKNKIGVRSEELARKKSHKTISTWNKINKYLDFTLFKHRGFLIYLSGNMILFLGFFAPIIFLAPYAKHKGIDEYSAALLLSVMAFVDMFARPSVGFIANSKLVRPRIQYFFSSAIMFNGVCHLLCPLAENYTSLVFYAVFFGLGFGSVSSILFETLMDLVGAQRFSSAVGLATIMECAPVLLGPPLAGKLVDATGQYKYMYIACGIIVVISSIWLLIGNAINYRLLEKEKKLQAKKKIHNPHSKESQPLHKSKTLNVKVKIPGAEGTPSERETNI